A window of Fictibacillus halophilus contains these coding sequences:
- the topB gene encoding type IA DNA topoisomerase, whose product MSKIVILAEKPSQAKAYSDAFSIKKKDKTHIELNPCSTFPSGAIITWGIGHLVELKQPKEYKSEWGTWRLSSLPILPERYEFKVATGKYEQFNAVKRLFKEADIIINGCDVDREGSNIFYSIYHLTGVRGKTIKRLWINSLEVDEVRKGFSNLHDNEKDLLLYAEAKTRQISDWLVGMNGSRLYTLLLQQKGLTDSLSIGRVQSPTTYLIYQRHLEIENFVAKPFYEIEGNFTAANGKYKGKARIKSEKQEEVQQLLDKHNITGKDTGIIKAVSKKEMRIKSPKLHALSTLQATANRRWKYSPKKVLDTVQKLYDKKILSYPRTDTQYITENEFAYLSANLESYQDLIENRFSSASKRPSKRYVDSSKVQEHYAIIPTKNVPTRAKIQGLSIEEKKIYFEVLNTTLAMFHHDYVYEETKVTTSVNGLDFESVGKTEISKGWKELFNYGSKDKENPNANKDEKAAQALPKLEKGEEVKSFVKMKEGMTTPPKPYTEGQLISMMKTCGKSVENEEESEILKEVEGLGTEATRSGIIETIKKHQYIEVKKNIVHITDKGKILCQSIEGNLLSSPSMTAKWETYLKKIGNGDGTPQAFLGSIAKFLNKLIEEVPGQLNAAPIQESIDGVKNVSQKPIASCPRCKKGKISVSRSYYRCSEHANGCKQTFPGKLLGKTITEKQVKDLCTKGKTSLIKGFKPKAKEKKKFSAMLILKEDLTVGFEFANNQFVKK is encoded by the coding sequence ATGAGTAAAATAGTTATTTTAGCAGAAAAGCCATCCCAAGCTAAGGCTTATTCAGATGCCTTTTCAATAAAGAAAAAAGACAAAACGCATATAGAATTAAACCCATGCAGCACCTTCCCAAGTGGCGCCATAATCACATGGGGCATCGGTCACTTGGTCGAGCTGAAGCAACCCAAAGAATATAAGTCTGAGTGGGGAACATGGCGTTTGTCTTCTTTACCGATTTTACCTGAACGTTATGAATTTAAGGTCGCAACGGGGAAGTATGAACAGTTTAACGCGGTAAAACGCTTATTTAAAGAAGCGGATATCATCATTAACGGATGTGATGTGGATCGTGAAGGTTCGAACATCTTTTATTCGATCTATCATTTGACAGGTGTGAGAGGCAAAACCATCAAACGACTTTGGATAAACTCTCTAGAAGTTGATGAGGTCCGTAAAGGGTTCTCTAACTTACATGATAATGAGAAAGATCTCTTGCTGTATGCCGAAGCGAAAACACGTCAGATTTCTGATTGGCTTGTTGGCATGAACGGAAGCCGCCTTTATACGTTACTTTTACAGCAAAAGGGACTAACGGATAGCTTGAGCATCGGTAGGGTGCAGTCGCCAACAACGTACTTGATCTATCAAAGGCACCTCGAGATTGAGAATTTCGTGGCAAAGCCTTTTTATGAGATTGAAGGGAACTTTACCGCCGCAAACGGAAAGTATAAAGGCAAAGCAAGAATTAAAAGCGAAAAACAAGAGGAAGTACAACAACTGCTGGACAAGCACAACATTACTGGTAAAGATACGGGTATCATTAAAGCCGTTTCGAAAAAAGAAATGAGAATCAAATCACCTAAGTTGCATGCGCTCTCGACGTTGCAGGCAACAGCAAACAGAAGATGGAAATACAGCCCTAAAAAGGTTTTAGATACGGTTCAGAAGTTGTACGATAAGAAAATTCTATCGTATCCAAGAACTGACACCCAGTACATTACAGAGAATGAGTTCGCGTATCTATCTGCTAATCTTGAGTCTTATCAAGATCTCATAGAGAATCGTTTTTCTTCAGCTTCTAAACGACCTAGTAAAAGATATGTAGACTCTTCAAAGGTTCAAGAACACTATGCAATTATTCCGACAAAAAATGTTCCAACCCGAGCAAAAATTCAAGGGTTATCAATTGAAGAGAAAAAGATTTACTTTGAAGTGTTAAACACGACGCTTGCGATGTTTCATCACGATTATGTGTACGAAGAGACAAAAGTAACAACGAGCGTGAATGGTTTAGACTTCGAGTCCGTAGGAAAAACAGAGATCAGTAAGGGATGGAAAGAACTTTTTAACTATGGATCAAAGGACAAAGAAAACCCAAATGCTAATAAAGATGAAAAAGCAGCACAAGCTCTTCCGAAACTTGAAAAAGGGGAAGAAGTGAAAAGTTTCGTCAAAATGAAAGAAGGAATGACTACCCCTCCTAAACCTTATACAGAAGGTCAACTCATCTCAATGATGAAAACGTGTGGTAAGTCGGTTGAGAATGAAGAAGAAAGTGAAATATTAAAAGAGGTAGAAGGCTTAGGTACGGAAGCGACACGAAGTGGAATCATTGAGACCATTAAAAAGCATCAATACATTGAAGTGAAAAAGAATATTGTTCACATTACTGATAAAGGAAAGATTCTGTGTCAGTCGATAGAAGGTAACCTGCTATCGAGTCCATCCATGACGGCCAAATGGGAAACCTATCTAAAGAAAATAGGAAACGGAGATGGGACACCTCAAGCTTTTTTGGGAAGCATCGCAAAGTTTCTTAACAAATTAATTGAAGAAGTACCTGGACAATTGAATGCTGCACCTATTCAGGAGAGTATTGATGGAGTTAAGAATGTGAGTCAGAAACCGATTGCTAGTTGTCCTCGGTGTAAAAAAGGAAAGATCAGCGTAAGTCGTTCCTATTATCGCTGCTCAGAACATGCTAATGGTTGCAAACAAACTTTTCCAGGGAAATTACTTGGTAAGACGATTACGGAAAAACAGGTGAAGGATCTTTGTACGAAAGGGAAAACAAGCCTTATTAAAGGTTTTAAACCAAAAGCGAAAGAAAAGAAAAAGTTTAGTGCGATGTTAATTTTAAAGGAGGATCTAACGGTTGGGTTTGAGTTTGCTAATAATCAGTTTGTGAAGAAGTAA
- a CDS encoding GNAT family N-acetyltransferase, with protein sequence MLSAAPKALVDAPYMLSTVEDLAKLNLEDIKKELEYYSANPNYIKLVAEFENEVVGVMDFKNGNKEKIAHQGSFAMTVLPQYRNHGVGRALIESLLTWARNNETIEKICLEVMEDNHGAIKLYKSLNFVEEGRKAKAVKMKGQYQDLIMMALFV encoded by the coding sequence ATGTTAAGTGCAGCACCAAAAGCATTAGTCGATGCTCCCTACATGTTAAGTACTGTGGAAGATCTTGCAAAGTTAAATCTGGAAGATATCAAAAAGGAATTAGAATATTACTCTGCAAACCCAAATTATATTAAACTTGTGGCTGAATTTGAAAACGAGGTTGTAGGTGTAATGGACTTTAAAAACGGAAACAAAGAAAAAATAGCACACCAAGGTTCTTTTGCGATGACCGTCTTACCCCAATATCGAAATCATGGCGTTGGAAGAGCACTGATAGAATCACTACTTACCTGGGCTAGGAACAACGAAACCATCGAAAAGATTTGTCTTGAAGTCATGGAAGACAACCATGGAGCAATTAAATTATATAAATCTTTGAACTTTGTGGAAGAAGGAAGAAAAGCAAAAGCTGTGAAAATGAAGGGTCAATATCAAGATTTAATTATGATGGCACTGTTTGTTTAA
- a CDS encoding AAA family ATPase, producing MFDVFNFELIYREQNAVTPLVVMMCGVAGSGKTTFSQQLEKNGFVRLSIDEEIWATNGRWGIDFPMERFEEYRKEAEDKLRKRLIQLIHEKQQVVVDFSFWDRARRNEYKKLIENSGGKWKLIYLKVHTDELRKRLKLRNKRFDANSFPISDELLNSYLNGFEVPSGEGEIVVVN from the coding sequence ATGTTTGATGTATTTAATTTTGAATTAATCTACCGTGAACAAAATGCTGTAACTCCTTTAGTTGTAATGATGTGTGGTGTGGCCGGGTCAGGAAAAACCACCTTTTCACAACAGTTAGAGAAGAACGGTTTTGTGCGTCTTTCAATTGATGAGGAAATATGGGCAACCAATGGCCGTTGGGGAATCGATTTCCCAATGGAAAGGTTTGAGGAATACAGAAAAGAAGCAGAGGATAAATTACGAAAGCGTTTAATTCAGTTGATTCACGAAAAACAACAAGTTGTCGTTGATTTTAGTTTCTGGGATCGAGCAAGAAGGAACGAATATAAAAAGCTAATTGAGAATTCTGGCGGTAAATGGAAACTTATCTATTTAAAAGTTCATACGGATGAGTTAAGGAAGCGGTTAAAGTTAAGGAACAAACGCTTTGATGCAAATTCTTTCCCGATTTCAGATGAACTGTTAAATTCTTATCTTAACGGTTTTGAAGTCCCTAGTGGTGAAGGGGAAATTGTAGTAGTAAATTAA
- a CDS encoding YuzF family protein, with amino-acid sequence MNPMYAYRNPQTTQNGPMQVIVIEPFVYEALRSLIGKRAVLDTTRGSVSGMVIDAKVDHVVIQEHDSTFFVRLSEIVWIMPES; translated from the coding sequence ATGAACCCTATGTATGCTTATCGCAATCCGCAAACAACTCAAAATGGACCTATGCAAGTTATAGTCATAGAACCTTTTGTATATGAAGCGTTACGAAGTTTAATAGGAAAAAGAGCCGTATTAGATACCACACGCGGTTCTGTTAGTGGAATGGTTATTGATGCAAAGGTTGATCATGTTGTCATTCAAGAGCATGATTCTACATTCTTTGTTCGTCTGAGTGAAATTGTTTGGATAATGCCAGAATCATAA
- a CDS encoding cupin domain-containing protein: MAIQREALAISLSQSLAQIAPNELHRTHILQLLEANRYNLQKFSELYISLTGFQPEYRVYSVALYSYKDGLRKVYDAETEGCHAYKEICQQSNHPYVQHVFMQASEQKKESVSQMEWLYRDSLAEIRDYGGKPLVINIEEASKQNDTYRTALWTGEHLQVTLMTINVGDDIGLEVHPNTDQFLRIEEGEGIVQMGNSKNKLDFAVKAYADFAIMIPAGKWHNLTNTGNKPLKLYAIYAPPEHPFGTVHKTKASAMAAEASE; the protein is encoded by the coding sequence ATGGCTATTCAGAGAGAAGCTTTAGCGATTAGCTTATCCCAGAGCCTAGCACAAATTGCGCCAAATGAGCTTCATAGAACTCACATTCTACAATTACTTGAAGCTAATCGATATAATTTGCAGAAATTTAGTGAACTCTATATCTCTCTTACTGGATTCCAGCCAGAATATCGTGTATATTCGGTCGCTCTCTACAGTTACAAAGATGGATTGAGAAAAGTTTATGATGCGGAAACAGAAGGTTGTCATGCTTATAAGGAGATCTGTCAGCAAAGTAATCATCCTTATGTTCAGCATGTTTTCATGCAAGCTTCTGAGCAAAAAAAGGAGAGTGTATCTCAAATGGAATGGTTATACAGAGATAGCTTAGCGGAAATAAGAGATTATGGAGGAAAGCCATTAGTTATTAACATTGAAGAAGCATCTAAACAAAATGATACGTACCGTACGGCTTTATGGACTGGCGAGCATTTGCAAGTAACCTTGATGACCATTAATGTTGGAGATGATATCGGATTAGAAGTCCATCCAAATACTGATCAGTTCTTACGAATCGAAGAAGGTGAAGGGATCGTTCAGATGGGTAATTCCAAAAATAAACTAGACTTTGCCGTTAAAGCTTATGCCGACTTTGCCATTATGATTCCTGCGGGTAAGTGGCACAATTTAACCAACACTGGCAATAAGCCTTTAAAACTGTATGCGATCTATGCTCCACCAGAACATCCATTCGGAACCGTCCATAAAACGAAAGCAAGTGCAATGGCTGCTGAAGCAAGTGAATAA
- a CDS encoding MEDS domain-containing protein has product MKDNKVNLTDEIDHLKSENAHILFVFNQVDHYVQIAADYLSDELNRGTQVLLVENDRIYPMILKRLKESVCEQKLLNLKRENTFDFYYEQESFNPDSIYNHFLDKVRPYVEKGERIVTWGHVEWGNDLTSKELISYERRIDQLLKTMSVISICAYDADRLSQRALESLVAVHDIHIKDNKVVKS; this is encoded by the coding sequence TTGAAAGATAATAAGGTGAATTTAACGGATGAAATCGATCATCTTAAGTCTGAAAACGCCCATATACTTTTTGTCTTTAACCAAGTTGATCATTATGTTCAAATAGCTGCAGATTATTTAAGCGATGAACTAAATAGAGGTACACAGGTTTTGCTCGTTGAAAACGACAGGATTTATCCTATGATCTTAAAAAGGTTAAAAGAATCAGTATGTGAGCAAAAGCTTTTAAATTTAAAGCGAGAAAATACTTTTGATTTTTACTATGAGCAAGAAAGTTTTAACCCTGATTCAATTTATAACCATTTTCTAGATAAGGTGAGGCCTTATGTAGAGAAGGGTGAACGTATTGTGACCTGGGGTCATGTTGAATGGGGTAATGACTTAACGAGTAAAGAATTAATCAGTTATGAAAGAAGAATTGATCAATTACTAAAAACAATGAGTGTTATCTCGATTTGTGCTTATGATGCAGATCGTTTGAGTCAACGAGCTTTAGAAAGTTTGGTCGCTGTGCATGATATTCACATAAAAGACAATAAAGTCGTTAAATCTTAA